The Streptomyces sp. JB150 genomic interval ACGTCCTGGTCGAAGGGGTCACCACCGGGCGCGCGCCGCTCCTCCGGCTCGTCCTTGGCGGGGGCCGTGGTGGTGGCCGTCATCGGCCTTCCTCCTCTTCGCCAGACATCAGATGGGCGTACTCGGCGTGGGAGCGCAGCAGTTCCTGATGGGTGCCCACGGCGGTGATCCGGCCGCCGGAGAGGAGGGCGACCCGGTCGGCGAGCAGCACCGTGGAGGGGCGGTGCGCCACGATCAGCGCCGTGGTGCCGGCGAGCACCCGGCGCAGCGCGGCCTCCACCGCGGCCTCCGTGTGCACGTCCAGCGCGGACAGCGGGTCGTCCAGGACCAGGAAGTCCGGCCGGCCCACCACCGCGCGGGCCAGCGCGAGCCGCTGCCGCTGCCCGCCGGACAGGCTCAGCCCCTGCTCGCCGACCTGGGTGTCCACGCCCTGCGGCAGCGCGTGCACGAAGTCCGCCTGCGCAACCGCCAGCGCGCGCTCCACCGCGTCCGCGTCCGCGCCGCCGCCCGCGCCCATCCGGACGTTCTCGGCGACGGTGGCCGAGAACAGCGTCGGCTCCTCGAAGGCGACGGCGACCCGTGTCCGCAGCTGCTCGCGGGACATGGCGGTGATGTCCACCCCGTCGAGGGTGATCCGTCCCTGTGTCACCTCGTACAGCCGCGGCACCAGCGCGGTCAGCGTCGTCTTCCCGCTCCCGGTCGCCCCCACCAGCGCCATCGACTCCCCCGGCCGGATCCACAGATCGATCCCCTCCAGCACGGGCGGGGAACCGGGCGGCGCGTCCGGATACCGGAAGCCGACGCCGTGGAAGCGCAGGCCCCGGTCGCCGTCACCGCTCACCGCCGTCGCTGGGGTGGACGACTCCGGATGTGCGTCCATGACCTCGAAGTAGCGCTCCGTGGCCGTCGCGGCCTCCTGGCTGAGGGCGAGGAGGAAGCCGATGGAGTCGACCGGCCAGCGCAGGGCGAGGGCGGTGGAGAGGAAGGCGACGAGGGTGCCGGCGGACAGGTCGCCGTCGGCGACGCGCACCGCGCCGAGCACGAGGGCCGCCCCGATCGCCACCTCGGGCAGCGTCATCATGGCGACCCAGATGGTGGCCAGCAGCCGCGCCTTGTGCAGCTCGGTGCCGCGCAGGGTGCGCGACAGCTCGCGGAAGGCGCGCGCCTGGCTGCGGTGGCGGCCGAACCCCTTGACGATCCGGATGCCGAGCACGCTCTCCTCGACGACCGTGGTCAGATCGCCGACCTGGTCCTGCGCCCGCCGCGCGGCATGGGCGTACCGCTTCTCGAAGACGGCGCAGACCACCATCACCGGCACGGCCGGCCCCAGGATCACCAGCCCCAGCGTCCAGTCCTGGACCAGCATGATGCCCACACCGACGAGGATCGTCACCCCGTTGACCAGCAGGAAGGTCAGCGGGAAGGCGAGGAACATGCGCAGCAGCGCCAGATCGGCGGTCCCCCGGGACAGCAACTGCCCCGAGGGCCACCGGTCGTGGAACGCCACCGGCAGCCGCTGGAGATGCCGGTACAGGTCCGCCCGCATCGCCGCCTCGACCCCGGCCAGCGGCCGGGCCACCAGCCACCGCCGCAGCCCGAACAGCAGGGCCTCGGCGAGCCCGAGCAGCAGCAGGTACAGCGCCCCCAGCCACACCCCCGCCGGGTCCCGCTCGGCGACCGGCCCGTCCACCAGCCACTTCAGGACCAGCGGAATGACCAGGCCGGCACACGAGGCGACGATCGCGACGAGCGCGGCGGCGGCCAACCGCGCCCGCACCGGCCGCACGTACGGCCACAGCCGCAGCAGGGTCCGTACGGCGGAGCGCCCGGCGGGCGGTTCGGCAAGCTGGTCGGGACCGGCTTCTTCGGTGGTGGCACGTGTCGTCGGCATCAGGTCGAGATTACGGACAGCGACGGACGACGCCCACCGAGTTTTCCGGCCCCGGCGGTTCGGCCGGGAGCGTGCTCAGGCGCGCGGGTAGGGCAGCAGCCCCCGCGCGACCGCCTCCCACGCCCCCTTCAGTTCGGCCAGCAGCTCCGGCCGCTGGGCGGCGAGGTCGGCCTGTTCGCGCAAATCCTCGGCGAGGTGGTAGAGGTGGTCCCGGCCGGCCGCGTCCTGGTAGTACTTGAAGTCCCCGCGCCGCAGCGCCCGGTTCCCCCGCACCCGCCAGAACAGGTCCCGCTCGGGCAGCGCCTCGCCGCGCAGCAGGTATCCGGCCAGGCTGTGGCCGTCCAGCGGATAGGCCGGGTCGGGTCGCGCGCCCCCCAGCTCCAGCAGCGTCGCCGTCCAGTCCGGGGAGTACACGGGCTCGTGGCTGACCTGGCGGCCGTCGATCCGGGCCGGCCAGCGCAGGATGGTCGGCACCCGGATGCCGCCCTCCAGCAGCTGGGACTTCTCCCCGCTCAGCGGCCACTGGTAGGAGAACCGCTCACCGCCGTTGTCGCTGGCGAACACGACGACCGTGTCCCGTTCCTGCCCGGAGCGGCGCAGCGCGGCCAGCACCCGGCCGACCGCCGCGTCCAGGCTCTCCACCAGCTGCGCGTACTTCGCCACCGAGCCGCCGTCGTCGTGCCGCAGCGCCGGCAGCACCTGCCCCGCCCGGATCCGCGCCGCGATCTCGGCTCCGGTCTCCTCGTCGCCCTCCGCGAGCCACGGCCAGTGCGGGGTGGTGAAGTTGAGGTTGAGCAGCCAGGGCCGCTCGTGGTCCCGGCCGACGTACTCGACGGCGCGCTCGGTCAGCACGGTCGTGTAGTAGCGCAGGTCCTGGTAGGTCGCGTCCCCCTCGTAGAGGTCGTACTCGCCGAGCTGGCCCAGCTTGGAGAAGTACTCCAGCGCGCCGCCGAAGTTGCCGAAGAACTCGTCCCAGCCGGAGCGCGTGGGGCTGTAGTCGGGCAGGAAGCCGCAGTGCCACTTGCCGATCAGCGCGGTGGCGTAGCCCGCCTCCTTCAGCAGGGACGCGAGGGTGGGATGGTCCGGGTCGAGGCCCTGCGTGCGGTTGCCGATGGGTTCCGCCAGCCCGCCCGGCGTACGGCCGGGGAAGCGCCCGGTGTAGAGGCTGAACCGGGTGGGGGAGCAGGTCGCCG includes:
- a CDS encoding ABC transporter ATP-binding protein, whose translation is MPTTRATTEEAGPDQLAEPPAGRSAVRTLLRLWPYVRPVRARLAAAALVAIVASCAGLVIPLVLKWLVDGPVAERDPAGVWLGALYLLLLGLAEALLFGLRRWLVARPLAGVEAAMRADLYRHLQRLPVAFHDRWPSGQLLSRGTADLALLRMFLAFPLTFLLVNGVTILVGVGIMLVQDWTLGLVILGPAVPVMVVCAVFEKRYAHAARRAQDQVGDLTTVVEESVLGIRIVKGFGRHRSQARAFRELSRTLRGTELHKARLLATIWVAMMTLPEVAIGAALVLGAVRVADGDLSAGTLVAFLSTALALRWPVDSIGFLLALSQEAATATERYFEVMDAHPESSTPATAVSGDGDRGLRFHGVGFRYPDAPPGSPPVLEGIDLWIRPGESMALVGATGSGKTTLTALVPRLYEVTQGRITLDGVDITAMSREQLRTRVAVAFEEPTLFSATVAENVRMGAGGGADADAVERALAVAQADFVHALPQGVDTQVGEQGLSLSGGQRQRLALARAVVGRPDFLVLDDPLSALDVHTEAAVEAALRRVLAGTTALIVAHRPSTVLLADRVALLSGGRITAVGTHQELLRSHAEYAHLMSGEEEEGR
- a CDS encoding sulfatase-like hydrolase/transferase; this translates as MPQISRRAFGGLVGGGAATAFAATAPTAEAAAPAERPFRARPAAGGHRRPNVLFILADDLGWADLSVYGAPHIRTPNLDRLATQGVRFTDGYAGSATCSPTRFSLYTGRFPGRTPGGLAEPIGNRTQGLDPDHPTLASLLKEAGYATALIGKWHCGFLPDYSPTRSGWDEFFGNFGGALEYFSKLGQLGEYDLYEGDATYQDLRYYTTVLTERAVEYVGRDHERPWLLNLNFTTPHWPWLAEGDEETGAEIAARIRAGQVLPALRHDDGGSVAKYAQLVESLDAAVGRVLAALRRSGQERDTVVVFASDNGGERFSYQWPLSGEKSQLLEGGIRVPTILRWPARIDGRQVSHEPVYSPDWTATLLELGGARPDPAYPLDGHSLAGYLLRGEALPERDLFWRVRGNRALRRGDFKYYQDAAGRDHLYHLAEDLREQADLAAQRPELLAELKGAWEAVARGLLPYPRA